From the Kitasatospora viridis genome, one window contains:
- the rsgA gene encoding ribosome small subunit-dependent GTPase A, with protein MFAHPLVAYGWTAELDEEFAPLAEAGLQAGRITRVDRGRADVVLADPDPRVVRADTRLVDGPCTGDWVAVDLPPASGRGYPHAEPMAAVAAVLERRTAIVRKGASKNSEGQALAANVDTVLIAVSLATDPDLGRIERFLALAHESGAAPVVVLTKADLAGDAEFVREDVERVAPGIPVLVVSAEAGTGLDVLRACMGRTSVLIGQSGAGKSTLTNALTGDQVMVVQQTRDSDQKGRHTTTTRELFALPGGGVLIDTPGLRSVGLYGGEGLQRAFGEIEELADRCRFPDCAHGTEPGCAVRAALADGTLAQRRWESYLKLQRENEWIASRSDARVAADRERLWKQRTKDARGNIRPWHGSRNPR; from the coding sequence TTGTTCGCACACCCCCTCGTCGCGTACGGCTGGACCGCCGAGCTCGACGAAGAATTCGCACCGCTCGCCGAAGCCGGCCTGCAGGCCGGCCGGATCACCCGGGTCGACCGGGGCCGGGCCGACGTGGTGCTCGCCGATCCCGACCCGCGCGTGGTCCGGGCCGACACCAGGCTGGTGGACGGCCCGTGCACCGGCGACTGGGTCGCCGTCGACCTTCCCCCAGCCTCCGGCCGGGGGTACCCCCATGCCGAACCGATGGCCGCCGTCGCCGCCGTCCTGGAGCGGCGCACCGCGATCGTCCGCAAGGGCGCGAGCAAGAACTCCGAAGGCCAGGCGCTGGCCGCCAACGTGGACACCGTGCTGATCGCGGTCTCCCTCGCCACCGACCCCGACCTCGGCCGGATCGAGCGCTTCCTCGCGCTCGCCCACGAGAGCGGGGCCGCCCCGGTCGTCGTGCTGACCAAGGCCGACCTGGCCGGCGACGCCGAGTTCGTCCGCGAGGACGTCGAGCGGGTCGCCCCCGGCATCCCGGTGCTGGTGGTCAGCGCCGAGGCCGGCACCGGCCTGGACGTGCTGCGCGCCTGCATGGGCCGCACCAGCGTGCTGATCGGCCAGTCCGGGGCCGGGAAGTCCACGCTCACCAACGCGCTGACGGGTGATCAGGTGATGGTCGTCCAGCAGACCCGCGACAGCGACCAGAAGGGCCGGCACACCACGACCACCCGGGAGCTGTTCGCGCTCCCCGGCGGCGGCGTGCTGATCGACACCCCCGGCCTGCGCAGCGTCGGCCTCTACGGCGGCGAGGGGCTGCAGCGCGCGTTCGGCGAGATCGAGGAGCTGGCCGACCGCTGCCGCTTCCCCGACTGCGCGCACGGCACGGAGCCCGGTTGCGCCGTCCGCGCCGCGCTGGCCGACGGCACGCTGGCCCAGCGCCGCTGGGAGAGCTACCTCAAGCTCCAGCGCGAGAACGAGTGGATCGCCTCCCGCTCGGACGCCCGGGTCGCCGCGGACCGCGAACGCCTGTGGAAGCAGCGCACCAAGGACGCCCGCGGCAACATCCGTCCCTGGCACGGCTCCCGCAACCCGCGCTGA